A genome region from Schistocerca serialis cubense isolate TAMUIC-IGC-003099 unplaced genomic scaffold, iqSchSeri2.2 HiC_scaffold_69, whole genome shotgun sequence includes the following:
- the LOC126449161 gene encoding uncharacterized protein LOC126449161: protein MQIVTQTPQPENSRTQQQLDKPTARTYASAVSPKQPTPMHTQVESRVNTKTPIQGPSKQPPTPKPREHVPIPKPGHSSKSTEVERVTPPTNKPTQKKATHLQGNHTAETITVPNQPTTPETEKPAPPPNSEQPAPPQNTEPGQTPLQTDLGADIGEILSTLKLFDKQRLLNTIKLTAQKLRQTNDKATKAIILMEAVFTIIE, encoded by the coding sequence ATGCAAATTGTCACCCAAACACCACAACCAGAAAACAGTAGGACTCAACAGCAACTCGACAAACCAACAGCTCGCACATATGCAAGCGCAGTTTCACCAAAGCAACCGACACCAATGCACACCCAGGTGGAAAGCAGGGTTAATACCAAGACGCCAATCCAAGGGCCCTCAAAACAACCGCCTACGCCCAAGCCCAGGGAACATGTGCCAATCCCGAAGCCAGGGCACAGCTCAAAATCCACCGAAGTCGAGCGAGTGACACCACCAACAAATAAGCCAACACAAAAAAAAGCTACACACCTACAAGGAAACCACACAGCGGAAACCATAACTGTACCCAACCAGCCAACTACTCCAGAAACTGAAAAACCAGCGCCACCACCAAACAGCGAACAACCAGCACCACCACAAAACACAGAACCAGGACAAACTCCCCTCCAAACTGATCTGGGAGCAGATATAGGCGAAATACTCAGCACCCTCAAGCTCTTCGACAAACAGCGACTGCTGAATACAATCAAACTCACCGCTCAAAAACTACGACAAACAAACGACAAAGCCACCAAAGCGATAATACTGATGGAGGCAGTATTCACCATCATAGAGTAG